Proteins from a single region of Verrucosispora sp. NA02020:
- a CDS encoding beta-ketoacyl synthase N-terminal-like domain-containing protein gives MPARLTASELRTCLGDGDRTFAGLLAGTSGIGPLRHGVPAALNVAHGYHVDDGADRAFAASRWVAECAARAVAAGALDPRRRRVVALVGTGLRELAAVEAYATGGDAFGAHRLHFGDAVHTAVPGLREVVTVSNACSAGGHVLALAEDLLMLGDADAVLVCGVDATTESMLAMIGRVVDRPTETVRPFDADRQGVLLGDGAAALVLVPDDDDTRPALARIVATGLSCDAHHETAPSVAGITRAMRDALARAGREPAEVDLVVAHGTGTALNDPAECEALRQVLVSGGADPLVTAVKGATGHTSGAAALVNLDVARRCLAEGRVPPVVGLRRPLPEGTGLRFPTEATAHPARLVQSDAFGFGGVNAVTLVEAP, from the coding sequence GTGCCGGCGCGTCTGACCGCTAGCGAGCTGCGCACCTGCCTCGGCGACGGGGACCGGACCTTCGCCGGCCTGCTGGCCGGCACAAGCGGGATCGGTCCGCTGCGGCACGGCGTACCGGCCGCCCTCAACGTCGCCCACGGCTACCACGTCGACGACGGCGCGGACCGGGCCTTCGCGGCCAGCCGCTGGGTGGCCGAGTGCGCCGCGCGGGCGGTCGCCGCCGGTGCGCTGGATCCCCGGCGTCGCCGCGTGGTCGCCCTGGTCGGCACCGGTCTGCGGGAACTGGCGGCGGTGGAGGCGTACGCCACCGGCGGCGACGCGTTCGGCGCGCACCGGCTGCACTTCGGCGACGCGGTGCACACGGCCGTGCCCGGCCTGCGGGAGGTGGTGACCGTCAGCAACGCGTGCAGCGCCGGCGGACACGTCCTGGCCCTCGCCGAGGACCTGCTCATGCTCGGTGACGCCGACGCGGTGCTGGTCTGCGGCGTCGACGCGACCACCGAGTCGATGCTGGCGATGATCGGCCGTGTCGTCGACCGCCCCACCGAGACGGTCCGGCCGTTCGACGCCGACCGGCAGGGCGTCCTGCTCGGCGACGGCGCCGCCGCGCTCGTGCTGGTGCCCGACGACGACGACACCCGTCCGGCCCTGGCCCGGATCGTGGCCACCGGCCTGTCCTGCGACGCCCACCACGAGACCGCCCCGTCGGTGGCCGGCATCACCCGCGCCATGCGGGACGCGCTGGCCCGCGCCGGCCGGGAACCGGCCGAGGTCGACCTGGTCGTGGCGCACGGCACCGGCACCGCGCTCAACGACCCGGCCGAGTGCGAGGCGCTCCGGCAGGTGTTGGTGAGCGGCGGTGCGGATCCGCTGGTGACCGCCGTGAAGGGCGCCACCGGGCACACCTCCGGTGCCGCCGCGCTGGTCAACCTCGACGTGGCACGCCGCTGCCTGGCCGAGGGCCGGGTGCCACCGGTGGTGGGACTGCGGCGTCCGTTGCCGGAGGGCACCGGACTGCGGTTC
- a CDS encoding beta-ketoacyl synthase N-terminal-like domain-containing protein, which translates to MSGVVITGWSAVSPAGVGRAALAERLAAVTPGVPAGVPAPGGPVDVTALTDEPLPTPTGHALVDFDVRSHLGRKGTSFYDRATALSVVACGDALRDAGVEVDDTNRARLGLVLGTSLGSFRSTSDYTRETLVQEKPYLVNPVLFPNTVMNCAAGQSAIRHGLRGVNATVATGPLAFLDALRYGSNAIARGYVDAMLVGAVEEFSPHRAWTTWLTGRPGQPVPTGEAAVVFVLTRAEQPAWAGVRREAEVLALATAYGPGGGPAADRALTGCVSRAVRRAGVDPAEVDCVLTGETGEDDTDEFDPACAALGQVPTRIRASGLFGRCDAATGGLALATFLATAPAGDTPRLALITSRSPDGGTAAAIVRGWPGAGASDR; encoded by the coding sequence ATGAGCGGGGTCGTGATCACCGGATGGAGCGCGGTCAGCCCGGCCGGTGTGGGCCGGGCCGCGCTGGCCGAGCGCCTGGCCGCCGTCACGCCGGGCGTCCCGGCCGGCGTCCCGGCTCCGGGCGGGCCGGTCGACGTCACCGCGTTGACCGACGAGCCGCTGCCCACCCCGACCGGACACGCGCTGGTCGACTTCGACGTCCGGAGCCACCTGGGCCGCAAGGGCACCAGCTTCTACGACCGGGCCACCGCGCTCTCCGTGGTGGCGTGCGGCGACGCGCTGCGCGACGCGGGCGTGGAGGTGGACGACACCAACCGCGCCCGGCTCGGCCTGGTGCTCGGCACCTCGCTGGGCAGCTTCCGCTCCACCAGCGACTACACCCGGGAGACGCTGGTCCAGGAGAAGCCGTACCTGGTCAACCCGGTGCTGTTCCCCAACACCGTGATGAACTGCGCGGCCGGTCAGTCCGCCATCCGGCACGGCCTGCGCGGGGTCAACGCCACGGTGGCGACCGGCCCGCTGGCCTTCCTCGACGCGCTGCGGTACGGCAGCAACGCCATCGCCCGGGGGTACGTCGACGCGATGCTGGTCGGTGCCGTGGAGGAGTTCAGCCCGCACCGGGCCTGGACCACCTGGCTGACCGGTCGCCCCGGGCAGCCGGTGCCGACCGGTGAGGCGGCGGTGGTCTTCGTGCTCACCCGCGCCGAACAGCCCGCCTGGGCCGGCGTACGCCGGGAGGCCGAGGTGCTCGCGCTGGCCACCGCGTACGGCCCGGGTGGCGGTCCGGCCGCCGACCGGGCGCTCACCGGGTGCGTCTCCCGGGCGGTCCGTCGGGCCGGCGTCGACCCGGCCGAGGTGGACTGCGTCCTGACCGGCGAGACCGGGGAGGACGACACCGACGAGTTCGACCCCGCCTGTGCGGCGCTCGGCCAGGTGCCGACCCGAATCCGGGCCAGCGGTCTCTTCGGGCGCTGCGACGCGGCCACCGGTGGGCTCGCGCTGGCCACCTTCCTCGCCACCGCACCGGCCGGCGACACGCCCCGGCTGGCGCTGATCACCTCGCGCAGCCCGGACGGCGGCACCGCTGCCGCCATCGTCAGGGGGTGGCCGGGTGCCGGCGCGTCTGACCGCTAG